The genomic DNA GTGACTAGTAACCAGTGACCAGTGACCAGTAACCAGTTAGCGGTATTCAGTTAGTAGTTTGGGAAAATAGGGAAGCAAATACTTTGGCTTTATGCCTCTGCACCTTAGCGAGTATAAAATCAAAACCCATCAAACCCTAATATTTTCAACATCATTATCTGCCTTTTTTTTTCAATACTTTAACACACCATAATAAACATAAATACGTAAATTTGCACAACCTTAAAAAGGGTTTCAATTATGCAAAATAAGCTAACCAATATTCTCTTCTCAACACGTCTTACAGCTATTTTATTTATTGTCTTTGCAGCAGCTATGGCTATAGGAACATTTTTAGATGTAGGTCAGGAGACATCGCCAACACCATATACCAGAAATTTAATTTATAATGCCTGGTGGTTTGAAGCCATTATGGTGTTTTTTCTCATAAATTTTACAGGCAATGTTTTTAGATTTAGATTGTATAAAAAAGAAAAATGGGCGACTTTTATTTTACATTTAGCCTTCATTTTTATATTGTTAGGTGCTTTTATTACAAGATATGCCAGTTTTGAAGGTATGATGGCTATTCGGGAAGGCGCTACAGAAAACACGTTTTTATCTGCAGATACTTATGTCATTGGGCAAATTGTTGGTGATTATAAAATTAATGGGCAACTACAGCAACGTTATTTAGAAAGTAAAGTTGATTTTTCTGGTAGATTGGAAAACGAGTTTAAAATTGAAACCGATTATAATAAACAACCCGTTACTATTGAATTAGAAAAGTTTATAGTTGGTGCCGAAGAAGATATTGTTCCAGACGAGAATGGAGAGAAATATTTAAAAGTAGTAGAAGCAGGTGGTAGTGGCCCTCACAATCACTTTTTAAAAGCAGGAGAGGTACAGAGTATCCACAATATTTTATTTGCATTAAATAAACCTACAGATGGTGCTATAAATATTACTTATAATAATGATGAGCTTACCATTCAATCTCCTTTTGAAGGTGAGTATATGACCATGGCTACCAGAGCACAAGGTAAATTAGTAAAAGATAGTTTACAGCCCTTAATATTGCGTTCACGTTACATTATTGGCAATATGCAGATGGTATTCCCTAAACCAGTGGTTAAAGGTGTTTTTGATGTGGTGAAGAAATCACAACTTTTAAAAAATGATGCAGATGGAGCGGTATTTAAAGTTACTGCTAATGGCGAAACAAAACGAGTAGGGGTATTGGGAGGAAAAGGTATTAATGGAAACTATAAAGAAATCCAAGTAGGTGGTTTGGACTTCGCATTAAAATATGGTTCTAAAGTGTTGGAGTTGCCATTTAATATAAAGCTAAATGATTTTGAAGCAGAACGTTATCCCGGAACAGAAAAAGGATATTCTGCGTATTCTAGCAAAGTGACGGTTTTAGATGAAAAAGAAGGTGATTTTGATTATAAAATCTTTATGAATAATATCTTAGATCATCGTGGATATCGTTTTTTTCAGTCTGGATTTGATCCCGATGAAAAAGGGACTATTTTATCCGTAAACCATGATTACTGGGGGACTTTACTTACTTACATAGGTTATTTCATACTGTATTTTGGAATGATGGCTATTCTGTTTGTGAAAGGATCTCGTTTTGGAGATTTAAAAAATCAATTAAAGAAAGTAAAAGTAAAGAAGGCAAAATTACTCACCGTATTGTTATTATGCTTTGGTTTGAATATGTTTTCTCAAGAACATTCTGCAAACGACGGGCATAACCATTCTAAGCCAACTAAAGTACAAATCGATTCTATTTTAACAGCAAACATAGTACCCAAAACCCATGCCGATGAATTTGGGCATTTGGTAATCCAAGACCTAGGTGGACGAATGATGCCTGTAAATACTTATGCGTCAGAGATGCTACGTAAGCTAAGTAAACATGATGCTTACGGCGATTTTGATGCTAATCAAGTGTACTTATCTATACAAGAAAGTCCAATGCTTTGGTATAATGTACCCATCATTTATTTGAAACCAAAGAAAGCGGATTCCATTCGAAAAATGCTAGGGATTCCTAAAGAAGATAAATATGCTACATTAGCAGACTTTTTTACCGAACGAGGCGAGTATAAACTAGCACCTTATTTGGAAGAAGCTTATAGGGCACAAGTGCCTAACGGGTTTCAAAAAGAATTTAAAGAAGCCGATCAACGTGTTACATTGTTGTACAATTCTGTAGAGGGTATGTCTTTAAAAATATTTCCAGTTCCTAATGATGACAATAACAAATGGATTTCTACTTACGATTATAGACATGGTACTTATAAAATAAAAGATTCTTTGTATGGTAATTTTATAAAGAATGGATTTAATGTTTATCTATATACATTAAATCAAGCAAAACAAACAGGAGATTTCTCTGAAGCTTCTAAGCTATTAAGAGCGTTCAAAAAAACACAACGCCAATATGGTGCTGAGGTTATGTTGAGTGATGATAAAGTACATACAGAGATTTTATATAACAAATATGATATTTTTAAGAAACTATTTAGCTGGTATATGTATGCTGGTAGTTTACTTTTTATATTACTCATTGTTCAAATTTTTAAAGATAAAAGTAAAGCCCTAAAGATCTCTGTGACTGTTTTTAAATTCATCATTCTAGGGTTGTTTCTTTTACATACAGCTGGGTTAATTGTTCGTTGGTACATATCTGGGCATGCCCCATGGAGTGATGCTTATGAATCTATGATTTATGTAGCTTGGGCAACCATGTTTTTTGGATTAGCATTTGGACGTAAAAGTGATTTAACTATTGCATCTACTGCTTTTGTAACGTCCATGATTTTAATGATTGCCCATTGGAATTGGATGGATCCAGCTATTGCAAACCTGCAACCTGTATTAAATAGTTACTGGCTTATGATACACGTTGCCGTTATTGTGGCAAGTTACGGTCCTTTTACTTTAGGGATGATTTTAGGAATCGTATCATTGTTATTAATGATCTTTACGACTAAAGAAACCAAAGAAAAAATGCTTCTAAACATTAATGAGCTTACTATTATAAATGAAATGTCTTTAACTGTTGGTTTAGTCATGCTTACTATTGGTAACTTTTTAGGTGGTATGTGGGCTAATGAAAGTTGGGGACGTTACTGGGGCTGGGACCCTAAAGAAACATGGGCGCTTATTAGTATAATGGTTTATGCCTTTGTTATTCATATGCGATTAGTCCCTGGACTTCGTGGACGTTGGTTTTTTAACTTAATGTCTATTGTAGCGTTTGCTAGTATTTTAATGACGTATTTTGGAGTTAATTTCTATTTAGCAGGTTTGCATAGTTATGCCAGTGGAGACCAAATTGTCAGTTTGAAATTTATTGCTATTGCTTGTGTTATAGTGGCCGTTCTAGGAGCTTTTGCTTACAGAGGCTATGCTAAATATTATAAGAAGTAGTTTGTGTTATGGCGAAAACGGGCCGTGAAAAAAATACAAAAAACAAAGCGAAGCATTCTAAATTGATGACTCGGAAGAAAAACAAAAAGAAATCTGAAGAAACATTAAGAAAAGAGCGCTTAAAAGCGATCATTCAAAAAGCGAATTCACAAAATAATAAAGATTAATAGGAGGGAACTAATGCGTTTATTTTATCAAAGGAAATCTCTTTAAAATCTTTTATTGTCATGTCAGCAATGCTATAATCTTGGTTTTTAGAATGAAAACTATCAAAGCCTACACAAAAAATATTGGCAGCTTTTGCAGCTTTCATACCATTAGTAGAATCTTCAATAACGATGCATTCGTCTTTATTAAACCCTGAAGCTTTTGCGGCTTTAATAAAGATTTCTGGATGCGGTTTTGATGCTTTTAAATCACCGCCACTTAGTTTAGCAACAAAATATTTATTTAAATCAAAACGTTCAAAAATTTGATTAATACTTGTCATGGCGGCAGAAGACGCTAAAACTAAAGTTAATCCATTACTATGATAGTCTTTGATTAAATCTAAAACGCCTTCAATTAAAGTTAAATCGGAGTTACTTTCAAAAAAACGTTTGTAATATTTTCGTTTTAGAGCCACTAATGATTCAGGAGTTGCTGTTAAATTAAAATGATCACATAAACGTTTGCAAATGTTAATAGTCGATTGGCCTGTAAATGATTGATAAAGCTCATCAGAAACATGAATACCTACTTCATTAAACATATCATGATATGCTTTATTATGCATGGGTTCACTATCAATAATGACGCCATCCATGTCAAAAATAACGGCTTTTAACATCTTCAATTTTTTTTACGAATATATAAGAATCACTTAATATAGCCTAACAATCTATTTTGTAGTTTTAAATAATTTTGTAATCTTTGTAGTATGATTGTTTAAATTCACTTCCGTACCCGTTATCGAGGTTCTCTCGAGCAAAAATCTACTAGGCACACTATGTGTTTGGTAATTATTTATATTTAATACAATCAAAATGCAATCAAATAAAATTTCTTTAAAACAATTTATTCAATATTTTAAAATAGCAGTAACAGGTAAAGAACAAAACTTTACTTCAGGAAGCATTCGTCGTGCCGTATTTATGCTATCCATTCCCATGATTTTAGAAATGCTCATGGAGTCTATTTTCGCTATTGTAGATATCCTATACGTATCTAAAGTTAGCGTCAATGCAGTAGCTACTATTGGTCTAACAGAATCTGTTATTACTTTGATATATGCTGTTGCTATAGGGCTAAGTATGGCAGCCACTGCTATTGTAGCAAGGCGTGTGGGCGAAAAAGATATAAAAGGAGCTTCTAATGCAGCGGTTCAAGTGATATTTTTAGGGGTCTTTGTAGCTGCTATTATTAGTGTAATAGGTATACTGTACCCTAAGGAAATCTTAGGGCTTATGGGAGGCGAACCAGATCTTATTGCAGAAGGTTATGGATATACTCAAGTGCTTTTAGGGGGTAACATAACGATTATGTTACTGTTTTTAATCAACGCTATTTTTCGAGGTGCTGGTGATGCTTCAGTGGCCATGTGGACGTTAATTTTATCAAATGGGCTTAATATTATTTTGGATCCCATGTTCATTTTTGGTTTTGGACCAATTCCTGCTTTTGGGGTAGAAGGAGCTGCTATTGCAACGACCATAGGTCGTGGTACAGCTGTTATATTTCAATTAGCTATTTTATTTTTCGGATACAGTAAAATTAAAGTAGGAATTAAAGATTTGGTACTTCGTGTTGAGGTCATGTTTAATTTAATCAAAGTATCGCTTGGCGGTATAGGTCAGTTTTTAATAGGAACCTCTTCATGGGTATTTTTAATGCGTATTATGAGTGAGTTTGGTAGTGAAGTGTTAGCTGGATATACTATAGCCATTCGTGTAATGATGTTTACTTTAATGCCCGCATGGGGTATGAGTAATGCTGCTGCGACTTTAGTTGGACAAAATTTAGGAGCCCAAGAACCTAAACGTGCTGAATTATCGGTTTGGAAAACTGGAAAATATAGCGCTATTTTTATGGGGTTTGTCTCTATTATTTATTTGGTGTTTGCACCGCAAATAATCGTATTGTTTAATGCTACCCCAGATGTGGTTAAATACGGAAGTTTATGTTTGCGAGTGATTGCTGCTGGTTATATTTTTTATGGATATGGCATGGTCGTTATAAATGCTTTTAATGGAGCAGGAGACACTAAAACACCTACTTACATTAATTTTGTGTGCTTTTGGTTGTTACAATTACCTTTTGCATATGTGATGGCCATTACTTTAGATTTTGGACCATCAGGTGTGTTTTGGGCCATTACTTTAGCTGAAATATTAATAGCTGTTGTTGCAATTATCTGGTTTAAAAAAGGATATTGGAAAACAGTAAAAGTCTAGCAAATTATTGTTTATTAGGAGCTTTATGAATTATGCTAAAAGAAACAGATACATATTATCTAAATATAAGTGAGCCTAATAGATGTACTTTGCTGGCACTAAGAGATGTTATTTTAGATCTGGATGAAACGATTATTGAATTTTTAAAATATAAAATACCTTGCTTTGAATATGGAGGTAAGGTATTTTGCTATTTATGGATTGATAAAGAAACAAATAAGCCTAGTATTCTTATGCAGGAAGGAAAAAAACTTAATCATCCGGATTTAGAAAAAACAAAACATAAACAAATTGAAATTCTTAGAATAAACCCAAATGAAGATTTACCAATTAAAAAGATTATTTCAGTTTTAAATACAGGATTAGAATTTTTTAAAAAAGAATAAAATAACATGGAACAAAGATTAACAATAGTTGGATTAGGAGTGGACGATTTAGAGGTCTCAAATGATTTTTACGAAAATAAATTTGGTTGGAAAAAAATGAAATCGAGTAACGACGATATTTCTTTTTTTCAATTAAATGGGCTTTTACTGTCGCTTTATCCAAGAGAGAAGTTGGCAGAGGATGCCGGAGTTAGCCATGAGGGAAATGGCTTTAAAGCATTTTCTTTGGCTTTTAATACCAGAACAAAGGAAGAAGTAGATGAATTAATTCAAATATTGGAGGCAAAAGGGGTGCATATTGTAAAACAACCAGAAAGTGTTTTTTGGGGAGGTTATAGTAGTTATATTTCAGACCCAGACGGGAACCTATGGGAAATTGCTTTTAACCCTTATTTACCATTAGATGAAAAGGGAAATACAGTTGAAGAAGCATAGCTGTTTAAATAAAAACAAAGACTATTAAAACGAATTCAAACTTTCACACAAACAATAAGCATAAATCTGGATATGATTTAGATGTTCTATGCGCTTCATATCCAGATTTAAAACTATTTGTATTTGAAAATCAATATCAAACCAAAACAATTGATTTTGCAGACCCTAAGGCCGTAAAAGCATTAAATACAGCATTATTATTTGCTTATTATAATATTAAATTCTGGGAATTCCCAGATACTAATTTATGTCCACCAATTCCTGGTCGTGTAGATTATTTACATCATTTAGAAGATCTTCTAAAACAATCAAATATCCATGAAAATATACATGTTTTAGATATAGGAACTGGAGCCAGTTGTATTTATCCTATACTTGGAAATGCTGAATATAACTGGAGTTTTGTAGGTACAGATATTGATGAAGAATCATTGAAGTGTGCCCAGAAAATTATATCAAAAAATAAACTGGAAAGCTCGATTTCACTAAGGCACCAACTTAATAATTCAAATATACTTAAAGGCATTTTAAAAGAATCAGATAGATTCCCAGCAGCTATTTGTAATCCCCCTTTTTATAAATCGGAAACAGAAGCTTTAGAAGCGACTACACGAAAACTAAAAGGTTTGAATAAAAATGATGACATTGATATAGTTAGAAATTTTTCAGGAACACATAACGAACTTTGGTACAAAGGTGGCGAAAAGGCGTTTATTCATAATTATTTATATGAAAGTTCTCTGTTTAAAGAGCAATGTCTTTGGTTTACAACATTAGTCTCAAAAAAAGATTTGGTAAGAGGGATGCAGGTGTCTCTAAAAAAGTTAGGAGCCAAAAAAATTAAGATCATAAATATGGGACAGGGTAATAAAATATCGCGTATTGTCGCATGGACGTTTAAGTAAAGGATGTTAATTAAGAAGAAGTGTATAAGAATTAATGCCATTGCGAAGCAAATTTTTATTTGCTGTGGCAATCTTTATAATTTGAACAGATTGCCACGTCGTATCTTCTCGCAATGACATCAATGTTAAACTTTTTTCTTTCTGTGATCCGTTTTAATAAATAAGCTTATTTGTAATCTGTGTAGATTTAAGTCGTTTATATAACGGTACATATGGCCTAATTGTAGATTACAGGATTTATTAAGATTTATACCAAGAGCGCCATAAAGTCTGTTTTCTGAAAAGAAGTCTTTTTCAAGATGAAAAATGACTTCATTATTTGCACGGATGAAAAGTGTTTTGTTTAGATTAATTTTTGTTCCTAATCGATATCTTAACCTATTTTTTGATGAATGACCAACCCTAAGATTAAATAAACGCTGCTCAAGCCTCAATCGATGATCTATAGGTAAATTACTTAACTTATGTTTATAGGCAATTTGCTCAGATATCCTGTATTCATATACATGTTTGCCATCCAAGCCTTGAATACTTCTGTCAATGTCTAAAAAACTATAGCCTAGTTCAACTTTTAGTTTACTATTTATGTGATAATTGATGCCGCCTTTAAGAAGCAGTAAATTAAGGTTTGTTGTTGGCTCATAAGCCCAGATTTGTCCACCAGCAACAATGCTTATTTTGTTTGATATTCTGTGGTTTCCAAAGTAAGTATACCAGGCACCTAATTCGTCTTCTGGTGAAGTTTGAGAGTGACTTAATGTAATAGTAAGTAAAAAAATAAATGGTGTTAAGTAATGTTTCATCATTTTGAGTTTGAGAAATAAGATCTCTAGCATTACATTTTGTAGTGCTTTCAATCTATATAAAAATCAGTGATATAAAAGGAGCTCTTTTCGAGCCCCCTTTTTAGGTTAAATAAGAATCCATTAAAAGTGTTCGTGTAAGTGATGATGTTCGTCAATTAGTGGACCACCTTCAATAATTTGTTCAGATGCTTGACTTGCAAATTTTTCA from Flavivirga abyssicola includes the following:
- a CDS encoding DUF1801 domain-containing protein, which translates into the protein MLKETDTYYLNISEPNRCTLLALRDVILDLDETIIEFLKYKIPCFEYGGKVFCYLWIDKETNKPSILMQEGKKLNHPDLEKTKHKQIEILRINPNEDLPIKKIISVLNTGLEFFKKE
- the ccsA gene encoding cytochrome c biogenesis protein CcsA; its protein translation is MQNKLTNILFSTRLTAILFIVFAAAMAIGTFLDVGQETSPTPYTRNLIYNAWWFEAIMVFFLINFTGNVFRFRLYKKEKWATFILHLAFIFILLGAFITRYASFEGMMAIREGATENTFLSADTYVIGQIVGDYKINGQLQQRYLESKVDFSGRLENEFKIETDYNKQPVTIELEKFIVGAEEDIVPDENGEKYLKVVEAGGSGPHNHFLKAGEVQSIHNILFALNKPTDGAINITYNNDELTIQSPFEGEYMTMATRAQGKLVKDSLQPLILRSRYIIGNMQMVFPKPVVKGVFDVVKKSQLLKNDADGAVFKVTANGETKRVGVLGGKGINGNYKEIQVGGLDFALKYGSKVLELPFNIKLNDFEAERYPGTEKGYSAYSSKVTVLDEKEGDFDYKIFMNNILDHRGYRFFQSGFDPDEKGTILSVNHDYWGTLLTYIGYFILYFGMMAILFVKGSRFGDLKNQLKKVKVKKAKLLTVLLLCFGLNMFSQEHSANDGHNHSKPTKVQIDSILTANIVPKTHADEFGHLVIQDLGGRMMPVNTYASEMLRKLSKHDAYGDFDANQVYLSIQESPMLWYNVPIIYLKPKKADSIRKMLGIPKEDKYATLADFFTERGEYKLAPYLEEAYRAQVPNGFQKEFKEADQRVTLLYNSVEGMSLKIFPVPNDDNNKWISTYDYRHGTYKIKDSLYGNFIKNGFNVYLYTLNQAKQTGDFSEASKLLRAFKKTQRQYGAEVMLSDDKVHTEILYNKYDIFKKLFSWYMYAGSLLFILLIVQIFKDKSKALKISVTVFKFIILGLFLLHTAGLIVRWYISGHAPWSDAYESMIYVAWATMFFGLAFGRKSDLTIASTAFVTSMILMIAHWNWMDPAIANLQPVLNSYWLMIHVAVIVASYGPFTLGMILGIVSLLLMIFTTKETKEKMLLNINELTIINEMSLTVGLVMLTIGNFLGGMWANESWGRYWGWDPKETWALISIMVYAFVIHMRLVPGLRGRWFFNLMSIVAFASILMTYFGVNFYLAGLHSYASGDQIVSLKFIAIACVIVAVLGAFAYRGYAKYYKK
- a CDS encoding DUF2490 domain-containing protein, with translation MKHYLTPFIFLLTITLSHSQTSPEDELGAWYTYFGNHRISNKISIVAGGQIWAYEPTTNLNLLLLKGGINYHINSKLKVELGYSFLDIDRSIQGLDGKHVYEYRISEQIAYKHKLSNLPIDHRLRLEQRLFNLRVGHSSKNRLRYRLGTKINLNKTLFIRANNEVIFHLEKDFFSENRLYGALGINLNKSCNLQLGHMYRYINDLNLHRLQISLFIKTDHRKKKV
- a CDS encoding VOC family protein, with translation MEQRLTIVGLGVDDLEVSNDFYENKFGWKKMKSSNDDISFFQLNGLLLSLYPREKLAEDAGVSHEGNGFKAFSLAFNTRTKEEVDELIQILEAKGVHIVKQPESVFWGGYSSYISDPDGNLWEIAFNPYLPLDEKGNTVEEA
- the rlmF gene encoding 23S rRNA (adenine(1618)-N(6))-methyltransferase RlmF, producing MKTNSNFHTNNKHKSGYDLDVLCASYPDLKLFVFENQYQTKTIDFADPKAVKALNTALLFAYYNIKFWEFPDTNLCPPIPGRVDYLHHLEDLLKQSNIHENIHVLDIGTGASCIYPILGNAEYNWSFVGTDIDEESLKCAQKIISKNKLESSISLRHQLNNSNILKGILKESDRFPAAICNPPFYKSETEALEATTRKLKGLNKNDDIDIVRNFSGTHNELWYKGGEKAFIHNYLYESSLFKEQCLWFTTLVSKKDLVRGMQVSLKKLGAKKIKIINMGQGNKISRIVAWTFK
- a CDS encoding HAD family hydrolase — protein: MLKAVIFDMDGVIIDSEPMHNKAYHDMFNEVGIHVSDELYQSFTGQSTINICKRLCDHFNLTATPESLVALKRKYYKRFFESNSDLTLIEGVLDLIKDYHSNGLTLVLASSAAMTSINQIFERFDLNKYFVAKLSGGDLKASKPHPEIFIKAAKASGFNKDECIVIEDSTNGMKAAKAANIFCVGFDSFHSKNQDYSIADMTIKDFKEISFDKINALVPSY
- a CDS encoding MATE family efflux transporter, whose protein sequence is MQSNKISLKQFIQYFKIAVTGKEQNFTSGSIRRAVFMLSIPMILEMLMESIFAIVDILYVSKVSVNAVATIGLTESVITLIYAVAIGLSMAATAIVARRVGEKDIKGASNAAVQVIFLGVFVAAIISVIGILYPKEILGLMGGEPDLIAEGYGYTQVLLGGNITIMLLFLINAIFRGAGDASVAMWTLILSNGLNIILDPMFIFGFGPIPAFGVEGAAIATTIGRGTAVIFQLAILFFGYSKIKVGIKDLVLRVEVMFNLIKVSLGGIGQFLIGTSSWVFLMRIMSEFGSEVLAGYTIAIRVMMFTLMPAWGMSNAAATLVGQNLGAQEPKRAELSVWKTGKYSAIFMGFVSIIYLVFAPQIIVLFNATPDVVKYGSLCLRVIAAGYIFYGYGMVVINAFNGAGDTKTPTYINFVCFWLLQLPFAYVMAITLDFGPSGVFWAITLAEILIAVVAIIWFKKGYWKTVKV